From a region of the Coffea arabica cultivar ET-39 chromosome 3e, Coffea Arabica ET-39 HiFi, whole genome shotgun sequence genome:
- the LOC113738072 gene encoding pumilio homolog 24: MAAKPLKSNDSKKRKRIAGPKGEERKANPKRLKSPSTNNSQSGSKKPFKASKQPPSRQYGAKPPTQKHVPDTKKQRRLLAKELAEARKKKRKKHYTLEQELSILWEKMRRRDIAKEDRSKLASEALGKMKGKIPEIASSHVSSRVLQTCVKYCSQEEKSAVFMELQPHFISLATNTYAVHLVTKMLDNASKDQLSEFISSLYGHVAPLLRHMVGSLVIEHAYDVGNASQKQTLLMELYSPELQLFKDLVSMKETRLVDVISKLQLQRSSVVRHMSSVLQPILEKGILDHSIIHRTLMEYLTVADQSSAADVIQQLSGPLLVRMIHTRDGSRVGILCIKHGSAKERKKIIKGMKGQCDKIARDRFGSMVLVSILSTVDDTKLLSKIIVRELEGILKELVLDQNGRRSLLQLLHPNCSRYLSPDDLMSLSLSIPSLNTKQKESSEVNEASDEEKRDNGEILVEANTGKSAGKNSDVNEVAKKDPLTRRRELLINSGLAEKLIDVCSEMAENLLRSKFGKEVIYEVVTGGADGVLHPAMDEKLEKLYEVIATLVAEPKSEGAEDDHLLEDFHSSRTIRKLILDCPIFASKLWEKALKGKCAIWAQGHSCKVITAYLEASDLALREAAKKELQPLIDSGVLTLPAVNESAKADQDFH; the protein is encoded by the exons ATGGCAGCGAAGCCCCTAAAAAGCAACGAttcaaagaagagaaagagaattgctggacccaaaggagaggaaagaaaagccaATCCCAAGAGATTGAAATCACCTTCTACCAATAATTCTCAGTCGGGGTCCAAGAAACCATTCAAAGCATCCAAACAACCACCATCTAGGCAGTATGGAGCTAAGCCTCCGACACAGAAGCACGTACCAGATACCAAAAAACAACGTCGTTTGCTAGcaaag GAATTGGCTGAagcaagaaagaagaagaggaagaaacaCTACACTCTGGAACAA GAGCTTTCAATCCTGTGGGAGAAGATGCGACGTCGAGATATTGCGAAAGAAGATAGATCCAA ATTGGCAAGCGAAGCTCTAGGAAAAATGAAGGGCAAGATTCCTGAGATCGCCAGTTCTCATGTTTCATCTCGTGTTCTTCAG ACATGTGTTAAGTACTGTTCACAAGAAGAAAAGAGTGCAGTGTTTATGGAACTTCAGCCGCATTTTATTAGCCTAGCCACAAACACTTATGCTGTTCATCTGGTGACGAAGATGTTAGATAATG CATCCAAAGACCAGCTGTCAGAGTTTATTTCCTCACTGTACGGGCATGTTGCGCCTCTGCTTCGACACATGGTGGGCTCACTTG TTATTGAACATGCCTATGATgtgggaaatgcaagtcagaAACAAACTCTACTTATGGAACTATACTCTCCCGAACTGCAGTTATTCAAAGATCTTGTCTCTATGAAGGAAACCAG ATTAGTTGATGTAATTTCCAAGCTACAGTTGCAAAGGTCTTCTGTTGTACGTCACATGAGCTCAGTGCTTCAACCAATTTTGGAGAAAGGAATATTAGACCACTCCATTATACACAGAACACTAATGGAGTATCTGACTGTTGCAGATCAG TCATCTGCTGCAGATGTAATTCAGCAGTTATCAGGTCCACTTCTTGTTCGGATGATACACACTAGGGATGGTTCCCGGGTTGGTATACTATGCATCAAACATGGTAGTGCAAAG GAGAGGAAGAAAATCATTAAAGGAATGAAAGGTCAGTGTGACAAGATTGCTCGTGACAGATTTGGGAGTATG GTTCTTGTCTCCATTCTTTCAACAGTTGATGACACGAAACTCTTATCAAAG ATCATCGTTCGTGAGCTGGAGGGCATTCTGAAGGAACTTGTTCTAGATCAG AATGGAAGGCGTTCGCTTCTGCAGTTACTTCATCCAAATTGTTCTCGCTATTTAAGCCCAGATGATCTCATGTCCTTAAGTTTGTCTATCCCCTCTCTCAACACGAAG CAAAAAGAGTCTTCTGAGGTtaatgaagcaagtgatgaggagAAGAGAGACAATGGTGAGATCTTAGTTGAGGCAAATACAGGTAAAAGTGCTGGGAAGAATTCAGATGTAAATGAGGTTGCGAAGAAGGATCCTTTAACGCGAAGGAGAGAGTTGTTGATCAATAGTGGGCTTGCCGAG AAACTCATTGATGTATGCAGTGAGATGGCAGAAAATTTGCTAAGGTCAAAGTTTGGCAAGGAAGTGATCTATGAG GTAGTAACTGGGGGTGCTGATGGTGTTCTTCACCCTGCTATGGATGAAAAGTTGGAAAAATTGTATGAAGTAATAGCAACTCTTGTAGCAGAACCTAAATCAGAGGGAGCAGAAGACGACCATCTCCTTGAAGATTTTCATTCTAGCAGGACCATTAGAAAGCTTATTCTAGATTGCCCTATCTTTGCTTCCAAGTTGTGGGAGAAAGCTCTAAAGGGCAAATGTGCAATATGGGCTCAGGGTCACAG TTGTAAGGTGATTACTGCATACCTAGAGGCCTCAGACCTTGCCTTGCGTGAAGCAGCAAAGAAAGAGCTGCAACCCTTAATTGATAGTGGCGTTCTTACATTACCTGCAGTTAATGAGTCTGCCAAAGCCGATCAGGACTTCCATTAA
- the LOC113738073 gene encoding uncharacterized protein, protein MGRARTDSDIKSHLVTEICNISDRAVTCALQHHFGSTNPPFVDWYLVLKVDENAGPDIIRKHYLRLALQLHPDKNKHPKADTAFKLVSEAYACLSDDARRTAFNLERHRNFCFKCSNISDDSPIPSNTKPKRIPTSERTRSNHALQRMKDLRARFMEEATIIENCLKANAASRVSDSSRKELPTFNPADYLSQGYPHRTTSNHKKLERSMSRNYGLHILRMKP, encoded by the exons ATGGGAAGAGCAAGAACTGATTCAGATATCAAATCCCATTTGGTAACAGAAATATGCAACATATCAGACCGTGCTGTCACCTGCGCTCTTCAGCATCATTTCGGTTCCACTAATCCGCCTTTCGTTGATTGGTATCTGGTCCTCAAA GTGGATGAGAATGCAGGGCCCGATATCATTAGGAAGCATTACCTTAGACTTG CTTTGCAGCTTCATCCTGATAAAAACAAGCATCCCAAGGCCGATACAGCGTTCAAGCTTGTCTCCGAG GCATATGCATGTCTATCAGACGACGCGAGGAGAACAGCTTTCAATCTGGAGAGGCATAGGAACTTCTGTTTCAAGTGCAGCAATATTTCAGACGATTCCCCCATCCCGAGCAACACAAAACCCAAGAGAATACCCACTTCAGAGAGGACAAGATCTAATCATGCCTTGCAAAGGATGAAGGACCTACGGGCCAGATTTATGGAAGAGGCTACTATTATAGAGAATTGTCTGAAGGCCAATGCAGCATCAAGGGTATCAGACTCATCCAGGAAGGAACTACCCACCTTCAATCCTGCAGATTACCTTTCCCAAGGCTATCCTCACCGCACCACTAGCAATCACAAGAAACTGGAGCGTTCTATGTCCAGAAACTATGGGCTTCACATATTGCGCATGAAACCATAA